The following are from one region of the Georgenia sp. M64 genome:
- a CDS encoding DUF427 domain-containing protein gives MTATRRIPPGPGEESVWDYPRPPRVEATSALVEVVLGGEVLARTTSALRVLETSHPPTYYLPVADFAAGALVPAEGSSVCEWKGRAAYLDVRGGGRVAARAAWHYPDPTPAFAVLREHVALYPGAMDECRVDGEVVRPQPGGFYGGWITSGVVGPFKGEPGTWGW, from the coding sequence ATGACCGCGACGCGCCGCATCCCGCCCGGCCCCGGCGAGGAGTCCGTCTGGGACTACCCCCGCCCACCGCGCGTGGAGGCGACGTCCGCCCTGGTCGAGGTCGTCCTCGGCGGGGAGGTGCTCGCCCGGACCACCTCGGCGCTGCGGGTGCTCGAGACCAGCCACCCGCCCACGTACTACCTCCCCGTTGCCGACTTCGCCGCCGGCGCCCTCGTCCCCGCGGAGGGCTCCTCGGTGTGCGAGTGGAAGGGACGGGCGGCGTACCTCGACGTCCGGGGCGGCGGGCGGGTCGCGGCGCGCGCCGCATGGCACTACCCCGACCCGACGCCGGCGTTCGCGGTGCTGCGCGAGCACGTCGCGCTCTACCCCGGTGCCATGGACGAGTGCCGCGTCGACGGCGAGGTCGTCCGCCCGCAGCCGGGCGGCTTCTACGGCGGCTGGATCACCTCGGGCGTCGTCGGCCCGTTCAAGGGTGAGCCCGGCACCTGGGGCTGGTGA
- a CDS encoding TetR/AcrR family transcriptional regulator, whose amino-acid sequence MPTTARERVRAELTREITDVARRQLAETGASSLSVRAVTRELGMAPSAVYRYFPSRDALLTALIIDAYEGLGAAAEAAEAGCVREDLAGRWLAVFRAVRGWALAHPHEYALIYGSPVPGYVAPADTAVPAGRVALLLAGVVVDAALGPGLVPADGPDLPPDLAADAAARVAEIAATMPDADPLAGLDPRAVVAVVDAWTVLLGAVSFELFGHYHRVVDARESHLDHLARTAGRAAGVPGL is encoded by the coding sequence GTGCCGACCACCGCCCGCGAGCGCGTCCGCGCCGAGCTCACCCGTGAGATCACGGACGTCGCACGCCGCCAGCTCGCCGAGACCGGGGCGTCGTCGCTGTCGGTCCGGGCCGTCACCCGCGAGCTCGGGATGGCCCCGTCCGCCGTCTACCGGTACTTCCCCAGCCGCGACGCTCTCCTCACCGCGCTCATCATCGACGCCTACGAGGGGCTCGGCGCCGCGGCCGAGGCCGCCGAGGCCGGGTGTGTGCGCGAGGACCTCGCGGGCCGGTGGCTGGCGGTCTTCCGCGCGGTGCGCGGCTGGGCGCTGGCGCACCCGCACGAGTACGCGCTCATCTACGGCTCGCCGGTGCCGGGCTACGTCGCCCCGGCCGACACCGCCGTGCCGGCCGGGCGGGTGGCCCTGCTGCTGGCCGGCGTCGTCGTCGACGCCGCCCTCGGCCCCGGCCTGGTGCCCGCGGACGGACCCGACCTGCCGCCGGACCTGGCGGCGGACGCCGCGGCCAGGGTGGCCGAGATCGCCGCGACGATGCCGGACGCCGACCCGCTCGCGGGGCTCGACCCGCGCGCCGTCGTCGCGGTCGTCGACGCCTGGACGGTGCTCCTCGGTGCCGTGAGCTTCGAGCTCTTCGGCCACTACCACCGCGTCGTCGACGCGCGGGAGTCGCACCTGGACCACCTCGCCCGGACGGCGGGGCGCGCCGCGGGGGTGCCAGGGCTGTAA
- a CDS encoding amino acid ABC transporter permease: MRRTTRRRLTRGAMYVVFLAVVVAVVLATDWARVQNQFLRLDIAREQFPQIITIALKNTIVFTVVSFLGGVVLGVVMALMKLSSVPPYRWFATAYIELFRGLPALLTIFAMAYVIPIALGVQVPGGQVGAGLVGLILVASAYMAEVIRAGIEAVPKGQAEAARSLGMSPARTMLSVILPQGFRIIIPPMTNEFVLLLKDTSLLFIAGSTVFTKELTTFARDGLSVNSNGTTLVMAAMLYLLITIPLTRLVAVLERKLAKTR, translated from the coding sequence ATGCGCAGGACGACCCGGCGCCGCCTCACCCGCGGCGCGATGTACGTGGTGTTCCTCGCCGTCGTCGTGGCGGTCGTGCTCGCCACCGACTGGGCGCGCGTGCAGAACCAGTTCCTGCGCCTGGACATCGCCCGGGAGCAGTTCCCCCAGATCATCACCATCGCGCTGAAGAACACCATCGTCTTCACGGTGGTCTCGTTCCTCGGCGGGGTGGTGCTCGGCGTCGTCATGGCGCTGATGAAGCTCTCCTCCGTCCCGCCCTACCGCTGGTTCGCGACGGCGTACATCGAGCTGTTCCGCGGCCTGCCCGCCCTGCTGACGATCTTCGCGATGGCGTACGTCATCCCCATCGCGCTCGGCGTGCAGGTCCCGGGGGGCCAGGTCGGCGCCGGCCTCGTGGGCCTGATCCTCGTGGCGTCGGCGTACATGGCCGAGGTGATCCGCGCGGGCATCGAGGCGGTGCCGAAGGGCCAGGCCGAGGCCGCACGGTCCCTCGGCATGTCGCCCGCCCGGACGATGCTCTCGGTGATCCTGCCCCAGGGCTTCCGGATCATCATCCCGCCGATGACCAACGAGTTCGTGCTCCTGCTCAAGGACACGTCCCTGCTGTTCATCGCCGGCTCGACCGTCTTCACCAAGGAGCTGACGACCTTCGCACGCGACGGCCTCTCGGTGAACTCCAACGGCACCACCCTGGTGATGGCCGCGATGCTCTACCTGCTCATCACGATCCCGCTCACCCGGCTGGTCGCGGTGCTCGAGAGGAAGCTGGCGAAGACCCGATGA
- a CDS encoding amino acid ABC transporter ATP-binding protein — translation MSPTTDVPAIEIRDLHKSFGDHEVLKGIDLTIETGEVVCVVGPSGSGKSTLLRTVNLLEEPTSGSIRIEGVDLLDPEVDVDEVRTRIGMVFQQFNLFPHMTVLRNLTIAQEKVLRRSRAEADRVAREMLERVGLADRADTHPAHLSGGQQQRVAIARSLSMNPDMMLFDEPTSALDPELVGEVLEVMRGLAREGMTMMVVTHEMGFAREVGSRLIFMDDGAIVEEGDPTEVLANPRHERTQAFLSKVL, via the coding sequence ATGAGCCCGACCACCGACGTCCCGGCGATCGAGATCCGGGACCTGCACAAGAGCTTCGGCGACCACGAGGTCCTCAAGGGCATCGACCTCACGATCGAGACCGGTGAGGTGGTGTGCGTCGTCGGACCGTCCGGGTCCGGGAAGTCCACCCTGCTGCGCACGGTCAACCTCCTCGAGGAGCCCACCAGCGGGTCCATCCGCATCGAGGGGGTCGACCTGCTCGATCCCGAGGTCGACGTCGACGAGGTCCGCACCCGGATCGGGATGGTCTTCCAGCAGTTCAACCTCTTCCCCCACATGACCGTCCTGCGCAACCTCACCATCGCCCAGGAGAAGGTCCTGCGCCGCAGCAGGGCCGAGGCCGACCGCGTCGCCCGGGAGATGCTCGAGCGGGTGGGCCTGGCCGACCGCGCCGACACCCACCCCGCCCACCTGTCGGGCGGGCAGCAGCAGCGGGTCGCCATCGCCCGGTCGCTGTCGATGAACCCCGACATGATGCTCTTCGACGAGCCCACCTCCGCGCTCGACCCGGAGCTGGTCGGCGAGGTCCTCGAGGTCATGCGCGGCCTGGCCCGCGAGGGCATGACGATGATGGTCGTCACGCACGAGATGGGGTTCGCCCGCGAGGTGGGCAGCCGCCTGATCTTCATGGACGACGGCGCGATCGTCGAGGAGGGCGACCCCACCGAGGTCCTGGCCAACCCCCGCCACGAGCGCACCCAGGCGTTCCTGTCCAAGGTCCTGTAG
- a CDS encoding DUF6458 family protein has product MGIGGSIFLIALGAILSFAIADMISGVDLTMVGYILMVAGVIWLIASLIMHQQRTNTRHTEYVERHDDRRVRGPNDPV; this is encoded by the coding sequence ATGGGCATCGGAGGCAGCATCTTCCTCATCGCGCTCGGCGCGATCCTGTCCTTCGCGATCGCGGACATGATCTCCGGCGTGGACCTGACGATGGTGGGCTACATCCTCATGGTCGCCGGTGTGATCTGGCTGATCGCGTCGCTGATCATGCACCAGCAGCGCACCAACACCCGGCACACCGAGTACGTCGAGCGGCACGACGACCGCCGCGTGCGAGGCCCCAACGACCCGGTCTGA